Proteins encoded within one genomic window of Entelurus aequoreus isolate RoL-2023_Sb linkage group LG26, RoL_Eaeq_v1.1, whole genome shotgun sequence:
- the LOC133643182 gene encoding uncharacterized protein LOC133643182, which produces MGKPSKTPTSKRSRPEDSPGHVSPPGTNFTDILDSIDKRLTCLDGRLALVEVLHKEFQAIRESLEFGQQQVMSLAKEKAALRETVKSLTDGVTQLTRDNRSMKETMLDLQARSMRDNLVFAGIPEKSEEDPEETIKSFMEHQLKLPADTIRNITFHRVHRLGDKKPENRRPRPIIAKLEDFKQKERVRNQSRELKGSNFSINDQFPKEILHRRRHLFPLRKKFITEGCRAVIAVDQLFINGQLYRDPEATPWLYY; this is translated from the coding sequence ATGGGGAAGCCATCTAAGACGCCAACGTCTAAAAGAAGCCGCCCGGAGGACTCACCTGGCCATGTGTCACCACCCGGTACAAACTTCACCGACATCCTGGATTCCATCGACAAGAGGCTGACTTGTTTGGATGGCCGCCTCGCACTTGTTGAGGTGCTCCACAAGGAATTCCAAGCCATCCGTGAGAGTTTGGAATTCGGACAACAGCAGGTCATGTCTCTCGCCAAGGAGAAGGCCGCTCTTCGTGAGACTGTTAAATCCCTCACCGACGGAGTGACGCAACTCACCCGGGACAACAGGAGCATGAAGGAGACGATGCTGGACCTCCAGGCGAGAAGCATGAGGGACAATCTGGTCTTCGCGGGGATACCGGAAAAGAGCGAGGAAGATCCAGAGGAAACCATCAAGTCCTTCATGGAACATCAGCTCAAGCTTCCAGCAGACACCATCAGGAACATCACCTTCCATCGCGTCCACCGGCTTGGAGACAAAAAGCCGGAGAACAGGAGGCCGAGACCCATCATAGCCAAATTGGAAGACTTCAAGCAGAAGGAGCGAGTGAGGAACCAGAGTAGAGAGCTGAAAGGATCCAACTTCAGCATCAACGACCAGTTTCCTAAGGAAATTCTCCACCGGCGACGCCATTTGTTTCCGCTTCGCAAGAAGTTTATCACCGAAGGATGCCGTGCAGTCATCGCGGTGGATCAACTTTTCATCAACGGCCAACTTTACCGTGATCCGGAAGCCACGCCGTGGCTGTATTATTAG